In Streptomyces ambofaciens ATCC 23877, a single genomic region encodes these proteins:
- a CDS encoding DUF2516 family protein: protein MQGFADFMWLLSMALILFSGFALIDAATRREDAYRAADKKTKPFWLIILGLAFVVNLIFNILSFLPIIGLIATIVYMVDVRPALRGLPGGGRSTRRGSSSDGPYGPYNGGR from the coding sequence ATGCAGGGGTTCGCAGACTTCATGTGGCTGCTGAGCATGGCCCTGATCCTCTTCAGCGGCTTCGCTTTGATCGACGCCGCCACGCGCCGTGAGGACGCCTACCGCGCGGCCGACAAGAAGACCAAGCCGTTCTGGCTGATCATCCTCGGGCTCGCCTTCGTGGTGAACCTGATCTTCAACATCCTGTCGTTCCTGCCGATCATCGGTCTCATCGCGACGATCGTGTACATGGTCGACGTGCGGCCCGCGCTGCGCGGCCTGCCGGGCGGCGGACGCAGCACCCGCCGCGGCTCCAGCAGCGACGGCCCCTACGGCCCGTACAACGGCGGACGCTGA
- a CDS encoding helix-turn-helix domain-containing protein translates to MASLNVGNLGEYLREQRRNAQLSLRQLADAAGVSNPYLSQIERGLRKPSAEVLQQVAKALRISAETLYVRAGILDAERDRDDVETRAVLLADPSLNERQKQVLLQIYESFRKENGFGTDADDAGGADDAARYEDATAGGTAGVAASIPGLDPRTTGGGDAGPQQTAG, encoded by the coding sequence ATGGCATCGCTCAACGTCGGCAATCTCGGTGAGTACCTGCGCGAGCAGCGGCGCAACGCGCAGCTGTCGCTGCGCCAGCTCGCCGACGCCGCCGGCGTGTCCAATCCGTACCTGAGCCAGATCGAGCGCGGGCTGCGCAAGCCGAGCGCGGAGGTGCTCCAGCAGGTCGCCAAGGCCCTGCGGATCTCCGCCGAGACGCTGTACGTGCGCGCCGGGATCCTCGACGCGGAGCGGGACCGGGACGATGTGGAGACGCGTGCGGTCCTCCTCGCCGACCCCTCGCTCAACGAGCGGCAGAAGCAGGTGCTGCTCCAGATCTACGAGTCGTTCCGCAAGGAGAACGGCTTCGGGACCGACGCGGACGACGCGGGCGGCGCGGACGACGCGGCGCGGTACGAGGACGCGACGGCGGGCGGCACCGCCGGGGTCGCGGCCTCCATACCCGGTCTCGACCCCCGTACGACCGGCGGCGGTGACGCCGGCCCGCAGCAGACGGCCGGATAG
- a CDS encoding winged helix-turn-helix transcriptional regulator: MAHRRHDPNVCGVTAAIAVIEGKWKTTLLWLLESGPHRPAELRRKAPGLTEKVLTQALREMEADGLVDRRVYDVLPLKTEYALTAFGRELAEALSPLSDWGHRRLDRLAGPEAAVRTAS, from the coding sequence ATGGCACACCGGCGCCACGATCCGAACGTCTGCGGAGTGACCGCCGCGATCGCCGTGATCGAGGGCAAGTGGAAGACCACGCTGCTGTGGCTGCTGGAGTCCGGCCCGCACCGTCCGGCCGAACTGCGCCGCAAGGCGCCCGGTCTCACCGAGAAGGTGCTGACCCAGGCCCTGCGCGAGATGGAGGCGGACGGTCTGGTGGACCGGCGGGTGTACGACGTGCTGCCGCTGAAGACCGAGTACGCGCTGACCGCGTTCGGCCGCGAGCTCGCCGAGGCCCTCTCCCCCCTCTCCGACTGGGGCCATCGCCGTCTGGACCGGCTGGCAGGACCGGAGGCCGCCGTCCGCACGGCCTCCTGA
- a CDS encoding GNAT family N-acetyltransferase, protein MTSRTDIDVRPITEAEFPDWQRALNTGFLMPPAVAAEQLEARRHLFVPGRSIGAFDGERCVATFRSFDQEVTAVGGALVPADAISNVTVSPTHRRRGLLTRMMAQDLAAAKERGDVLATLIAAEYPIYGRYGFGPATTMTEWTVDVPRAGLDARWSAPEDGGRIDLVDGEDVRKLGPELHERLRRAQPGAVSRAELWWQIRTGVLSTDGSPWTEPFYAVYRSAEGEVEGMVSYKADDRWGDAKQPLNTATVQWLLAVTPAAERALWSYLCSIDWVTTVKSGWRSPDDLLPHLLPDPRAARITTQADWLWVRILDVVRALEARTYEGAGSLVLEVEDRAGLSGGRWRLEAGADGASCTPTTESAHLVLDVAELAALWLGDESAVRLAALGRVREIRAGAARVADALLRTSRRPWCPDMF, encoded by the coding sequence ATGACCAGCCGCACCGACATCGACGTACGCCCCATCACCGAGGCCGAGTTCCCCGACTGGCAGCGGGCCCTGAACACCGGGTTCCTGATGCCGCCCGCCGTCGCGGCGGAGCAGTTGGAGGCCCGCCGCCACCTGTTCGTGCCCGGCCGTTCGATCGGCGCCTTCGACGGGGAGCGCTGTGTGGCGACCTTCCGGTCCTTCGACCAGGAGGTCACCGCCGTCGGCGGCGCCCTCGTCCCGGCCGACGCGATCTCCAACGTCACCGTCTCCCCGACCCACCGCCGCCGCGGCCTGCTCACCCGCATGATGGCGCAGGACCTGGCGGCGGCGAAGGAGCGCGGGGACGTCCTCGCGACCCTGATCGCGGCCGAGTACCCGATCTACGGCCGGTACGGCTTCGGCCCCGCCACCACCATGACCGAGTGGACGGTGGACGTGCCCCGCGCCGGCCTCGACGCCCGCTGGTCGGCCCCGGAGGACGGCGGCCGGATCGACCTCGTGGACGGGGAGGACGTCCGCAAGCTCGGCCCCGAGCTGCACGAGCGGCTGCGCCGGGCCCAGCCGGGCGCGGTCAGCCGGGCCGAGCTGTGGTGGCAGATCCGGACCGGCGTGCTGAGCACGGACGGCTCCCCGTGGACCGAGCCCTTCTACGCCGTGTACCGCTCGGCGGAGGGCGAGGTCGAGGGCATGGTCTCGTACAAGGCCGACGACCGCTGGGGCGACGCCAAGCAGCCGCTGAACACGGCGACCGTGCAGTGGCTGCTGGCGGTGACACCGGCCGCCGAGCGCGCCCTGTGGAGCTACCTGTGCTCGATCGACTGGGTCACGACGGTGAAGAGCGGCTGGCGGTCCCCCGACGACCTGCTCCCGCACCTCCTGCCGGACCCGCGCGCGGCCAGGATCACCACGCAGGCCGACTGGTTGTGGGTGCGGATCCTGGACGTCGTCCGGGCGCTGGAGGCGCGCACGTACGAGGGGGCGGGCTCGCTGGTGCTGGAGGTCGAGGACCGGGCGGGGCTGAGCGGCGGGCGGTGGCGGCTGGAGGCGGGAGCGGACGGGGCGTCCTGCACGCCGACCACCGAGAGCGCCCACCTCGTGCTCGACGTGGCCGAGCTGGCGGCGCTGTGGCTGGGCGACGAGTCGGCCGTGCGGCTGGCCGCGCTGGGCCGGGTCCGGGAGATACGAGCGGGCGCCGCCCGGGTGGCCGACGCCCTGCTGCGTACGTCCAGGCGGCCTTGGTGCCCGGACATGTTCTGA
- a CDS encoding NAD(P)-dependent oxidoreductase has translation MSAQTDQPAAVTVLGLGPMGRALAAAFLDAGLRTTVWNRTPGRDAELVARGAVPASSAAEAVAAAPLTVVCVVNYDAADAVLRQDAVTAALKGRTVVNLSADIPDRARDAAEWAARHGVRYLDGAIMTPTPSIGTDDAVFLYSGSEELYGEHRPVLAALGGSHTHLGEDAGRAAAYDVALLDIFWTAMAGYSHALAVARAEGVTGAELAPFAQGIAAILPPLFTEFAADTDAGTYSGELNPITSAASTMAHVVHASEAHGIDASLMRVIEGQARRVIARGHGGDGYTRVAEVITGR, from the coding sequence ATGTCCGCACAGACCGACCAGCCCGCCGCCGTCACCGTCCTCGGGCTCGGCCCGATGGGCCGGGCGCTGGCCGCCGCGTTCCTGGACGCCGGGCTGCGCACCACCGTCTGGAACCGCACGCCCGGCCGGGACGCCGAGCTGGTCGCCCGGGGCGCGGTCCCGGCCTCCTCGGCCGCGGAGGCCGTCGCGGCCGCCCCGCTGACCGTCGTCTGCGTCGTGAACTACGACGCCGCGGACGCCGTACTGCGACAGGACGCCGTGACCGCCGCCCTCAAGGGCCGTACGGTCGTGAACCTCAGCGCTGACATCCCCGATCGCGCCCGGGACGCGGCCGAGTGGGCCGCCCGGCACGGCGTCCGCTACCTGGACGGCGCGATCATGACGCCCACGCCGTCCATCGGCACGGACGACGCCGTGTTCCTGTACAGCGGCTCCGAGGAGCTCTACGGGGAGCACCGCCCCGTACTGGCGGCGCTCGGCGGCAGCCACACCCACCTCGGCGAGGACGCCGGACGGGCCGCCGCCTACGACGTCGCGCTGCTCGACATCTTCTGGACCGCGATGGCGGGCTACTCGCACGCCCTCGCCGTGGCCCGGGCGGAGGGCGTCACCGGGGCCGAGCTCGCGCCGTTCGCCCAGGGCATCGCCGCGATCCTGCCGCCGCTGTTCACCGAGTTCGCCGCCGACACCGACGCCGGCACGTACTCGGGCGAGCTGAACCCGATCACCTCGGCCGCCTCGACCATGGCGCACGTCGTCCACGCCTCCGAGGCGCACGGCATCGACGCGAGCCTGATGCGGGTGATCGAGGGCCAGGCCCGCCGGGTCATCGCGCGCGGGCACGGCGGCGACGGCTACACCCGCGTCGCCGAGGTGATCACCGGGCGCTGA
- a CDS encoding winged helix-turn-helix domain-containing protein: MVVTQENVSVNGSRRLSSQEIADVLRERIRGGDLRAGDRLPTQAELADEFGVERGTVRQALRALQEDGLLTNVSKGSPPRIAEPATPRGEPQPTMVSLGPRLSEAFSVPRVRVDVVCHTSETLMLALSEPLRLIHEGRIHPESIDFRVLMPSRDIALAFPVLVEDEEDDPVHQRWLQMRNAQARVLQHNLHAVRSTHRIDVHIAFRALPFTPPTKLYLLNGEEALFGYYMLTRREEEYESRTLEMYDALGSQSLLFSFLKRAGHRDAVFVEESQKWFDALWETITSDMTLS, encoded by the coding sequence TTGGTCGTGACTCAGGAGAACGTCTCGGTGAACGGCAGCAGAAGGCTCTCGTCCCAGGAGATCGCCGACGTCCTGCGGGAGCGGATCCGCGGGGGAGACCTCAGGGCCGGCGACCGCCTGCCCACCCAGGCCGAGCTGGCCGACGAGTTCGGCGTGGAGCGCGGCACCGTCCGCCAGGCCCTGCGGGCGCTCCAGGAGGACGGCCTGCTCACCAACGTCAGCAAGGGCAGCCCGCCCCGCATCGCGGAGCCCGCCACACCCCGGGGCGAGCCGCAGCCCACCATGGTGTCCCTCGGGCCCCGGCTGTCGGAGGCGTTCTCCGTACCGCGCGTACGGGTCGACGTGGTGTGCCACACCTCGGAGACCCTGATGCTGGCCCTGAGCGAGCCGCTCCGCCTGATCCACGAGGGCCGCATCCACCCGGAGTCCATCGACTTCCGCGTCCTGATGCCGTCGCGGGACATCGCGCTGGCCTTCCCCGTCCTGGTCGAGGACGAGGAGGACGACCCGGTCCACCAGCGCTGGCTCCAGATGCGCAACGCCCAGGCCCGGGTCCTCCAGCACAACCTGCACGCCGTACGGTCCACCCACCGCATCGACGTGCACATCGCCTTCCGCGCGCTGCCGTTCACCCCGCCGACCAAGCTCTACCTGCTCAACGGCGAGGAGGCCCTGTTCGGCTACTACATGCTCACCCGGCGCGAGGAGGAGTACGAGAGCCGGACGCTGGAGATGTACGACGCCCTGGGCTCCCAGTCGCTGCTGTTCTCCTTCCTGAAGCGGGCGGGGCACCGGGACGCGGTGTTCGTGGAGGAATCGCAGAAGTGGTTCGACGCCCTCTGGGAAACCATCACCTCGGACATGACACTCTCCTAG
- a CDS encoding HAD family hydrolase, translated as MTSDATRTGPVPDTANLERLVSGARFVLWDFDGPICRLFAGHRAERVAGDLVEWLERRGLRELLTEAERESPDPHAVLRAVDRRHPRSDLVEELEERLTHEELRATASAMPTAYADPLIRTWTAVGVRLAVATNNSPRIVRAYLTGRGLLPCFAPHVYGRTRELGLLKPDPHTLVRALSALGADPSGSLFIGDTPSDCEAARRAGVPFLGYARDERKAKLLRDAGADTLVASFEPLLRMLWSPKRA; from the coding sequence GTGACTTCTGATGCGACGCGGACCGGACCGGTGCCGGACACGGCGAACCTCGAGCGGCTGGTGAGCGGTGCCCGCTTCGTGCTCTGGGACTTCGACGGGCCGATCTGCCGCCTGTTCGCCGGGCACCGGGCGGAGCGGGTGGCGGGCGACCTCGTCGAGTGGCTCGAACGGCGCGGGCTGCGGGAACTGCTGACCGAGGCCGAGCGGGAGTCGCCCGACCCGCACGCGGTGCTGCGCGCGGTCGACCGCCGGCACCCCCGCAGCGACCTGGTCGAGGAACTGGAGGAACGCCTCACCCACGAGGAGCTGCGGGCCACCGCCTCCGCCATGCCGACCGCGTACGCCGACCCGCTGATCCGGACCTGGACGGCCGTGGGCGTGCGCCTGGCCGTCGCCACCAACAACTCCCCGCGCATCGTGCGCGCCTACCTCACCGGCCGGGGCCTCCTGCCGTGCTTCGCCCCGCACGTCTACGGCCGCACACGGGAACTCGGGCTGCTCAAACCGGACCCGCACACTCTCGTCCGCGCCCTCAGCGCGCTGGGCGCCGACCCGTCCGGATCGTTGTTCATCGGGGACACCCCCTCCGACTGCGAGGCCGCCCGGCGGGCCGGCGTCCCCTTCCTCGGCTACGCCCGCGACGAACGCAAGGCGAAGCTCCTCAGGGACGCCGGCGCCGACACCCTCGTCGCCTCCTTCGAACCGCTGCTGCGGATGCTGTGGAGCCCGAAGAGAGCCTGA
- a CDS encoding FadR/GntR family transcriptional regulator: MVVEPEHAPVNGRKRPQRPQRSPREVADELRARIRSGELQPGRRMPTQAQLADEFDVERGTVRQALRVLQSERLLTNVSKGSPATVAPDPHGTLTGPGAPPMPTTAVLAPRIAEAFAAPHVEIDALCLTSVSLTLAIGEALRLVHAGRLKPAKIDVRVLLPGRHVELAFPVAVTGHGDGDPVHERWLAMRNAQGQVLRHNLLSLRATHGIDVRVTFRALPFTPPVKLYVLNGTEALLAYYTVGRREREIDHEPMEMYDAEGIRSTLFAFERTGGLRDGVFVKQSRLWFDALWETISSELLLTA; encoded by the coding sequence TTGGTCGTGGAGCCGGAACATGCCCCCGTCAACGGACGGAAGAGACCGCAGCGGCCACAGCGGTCCCCTCGCGAGGTGGCCGACGAGCTGCGCGCCCGGATCAGGTCCGGTGAGCTGCAGCCGGGTCGGCGCATGCCCACCCAGGCCCAGCTGGCCGACGAGTTCGACGTGGAGCGCGGCACCGTCCGCCAGGCCCTGCGCGTCCTTCAGTCGGAACGTCTGCTCACCAATGTGTCCAAGGGGAGCCCCGCGACCGTCGCGCCCGATCCGCACGGCACCCTGACCGGGCCCGGGGCGCCGCCCATGCCCACCACGGCCGTCCTCGCGCCCCGGATCGCCGAGGCCTTCGCCGCCCCGCACGTCGAGATCGACGCCCTGTGCCTGACCTCGGTCTCCCTCACCCTCGCCATCGGCGAGGCCTTGCGCCTGGTCCACGCGGGGCGACTGAAACCGGCCAAGATCGACGTTCGCGTGCTCCTGCCCGGCCGCCACGTCGAGCTGGCGTTCCCGGTGGCGGTGACGGGGCACGGGGACGGGGACCCGGTGCACGAGCGGTGGCTGGCCATGCGCAACGCCCAGGGCCAGGTGCTCCGGCACAACCTGCTGAGCCTGCGGGCCACCCACGGCATCGACGTGCGCGTCACCTTCCGGGCGCTGCCCTTCACCCCGCCCGTGAAGCTGTACGTCCTCAACGGCACGGAAGCCCTCCTCGCGTACTACACCGTCGGCCGGCGCGAGCGGGAGATCGATCACGAGCCGATGGAGATGTACGACGCGGAGGGCATCCGTTCGACGCTGTTCGCCTTCGAGCGGACCGGTGGTCTGCGCGACGGGGTGTTCGTGAAGCAGTCGCGGCTGTGGTTCGACGCGCTGTGGGAGACGATCAGTTCGGAGCTGCTGCTCACGGCGTGA
- a CDS encoding C40 family peptidase produces MRTGKHGLMAAAVTVVCAVTVLAAPGTAFADPGPTPSPGTPSASPAPAATPDKDLEAVRKKLDKLYRAAASATDEYNAAEEKADRQSAEIVELAKKIVKGQEKLDGLKDRAGAAARSQYRTGGLPDEAKLLLSDDPEDFLDGTGRVMQGQRATKGLLGEMARTQQDLKAYAADASAQFEKLEANRKAKATAQKKIEKQIAAAEKLEADLAQEEKERLARLEREAQARAQTAWLDSGILEDLDAEATERGRKAVEYATAQVGKPYQWGAEGPKAFDCSGLTSQAWVAAGKSIPRTSQEQWKQLKRVDVADMRPGDLIIYFDDASHVGMYVGDGSVVHAPRPGRSVTIAGAGSMPILGVVRPDTGTAPSE; encoded by the coding sequence ATGCGTACGGGGAAGCATGGCTTGATGGCCGCTGCCGTGACCGTGGTCTGCGCGGTCACCGTGCTCGCGGCACCGGGCACGGCGTTCGCGGATCCCGGCCCCACCCCGTCGCCCGGCACCCCCAGCGCCTCCCCCGCCCCGGCGGCCACGCCCGACAAGGACCTGGAAGCCGTACGCAAAAAGCTCGACAAGCTCTACCGCGCGGCGGCCTCGGCCACGGACGAGTACAACGCCGCCGAGGAGAAGGCGGACCGGCAGTCCGCCGAGATCGTCGAACTGGCCAAGAAGATCGTCAAGGGCCAGGAGAAGCTGGACGGACTGAAGGACCGCGCGGGTGCGGCGGCCCGCTCCCAGTACCGCACCGGCGGCCTCCCCGACGAGGCCAAGCTGCTGCTGAGCGACGACCCCGAGGACTTCCTCGACGGCACCGGCCGGGTGATGCAGGGCCAGCGCGCGACCAAGGGCCTGCTCGGCGAGATGGCGCGCACCCAGCAGGACCTGAAGGCCTACGCCGCGGACGCCTCCGCCCAGTTCGAGAAGCTGGAGGCGAACCGCAAGGCCAAGGCCACCGCCCAGAAGAAGATCGAGAAGCAGATCGCGGCGGCCGAGAAGCTGGAGGCCGACCTGGCGCAGGAGGAGAAGGAGCGCCTGGCCAGGCTGGAGCGGGAAGCCCAGGCCAGGGCCCAGACCGCCTGGCTCGACTCCGGCATCCTCGAGGATCTCGACGCCGAGGCGACCGAGCGGGGCAGGAAGGCCGTCGAGTACGCCACCGCCCAGGTCGGCAAGCCGTACCAGTGGGGCGCCGAGGGCCCGAAGGCCTTCGACTGCTCCGGCCTGACCTCGCAGGCCTGGGTGGCGGCCGGAAAGTCGATCCCGCGCACCTCGCAGGAGCAGTGGAAGCAGCTGAAGCGCGTCGACGTCGCGGACATGCGGCCCGGCGACCTGATCATCTACTTCGACGACGCCAGCCACGTGGGCATGTACGTCGGCGACGGCTCCGTCGTGCACGCTCCGCGTCCGGGGCGCTCGGTCACGATCGCGGGCGCGGGCTCGATGCCCATCCTCGGCGTGGTGCGTCCGGACACGGGCACGGCCCCCTCGGAGTGA
- a CDS encoding asparaginase, which produces MPAPQPSQPTDPSPLSAPPERGDARRSAPPSAPSPVVPPVLAEVVRSGFVEGRHRGALVVLGADGAVELALGDVTAPVFPRSANKPMQAAGVLRAGLDLSGERLALAAASHSGESFHRDLVRKMLDEYGLDPALLQCPADLPLDPEERDTYLASGASPDRITMNCSGKHTAMLAVCAQRGWPLETYLDPEHPLQRIIHEVVEEAAGEPVAAVGTDGCGAPLMAIGLVGLARAFRSFVGAGPGTAERRVAEAMRAHPEYVAGTRRPDTWLMREVPGALSKMGAEAVQAVALPDGRALAFKVEDGATRALGPVLGRALTLVGVEGPVVDRIGRAPLLGGGREVGEIRAAF; this is translated from the coding sequence ATGCCCGCGCCCCAGCCGTCCCAGCCGACCGATCCCTCCCCGCTCTCCGCTCCGCCCGAGCGGGGGGACGCCCGTCGGTCCGCGCCCCCGTCCGCCCCCTCGCCCGTCGTACCGCCCGTCCTCGCCGAGGTCGTCCGGTCCGGCTTCGTCGAGGGGCGGCACCGGGGCGCGCTGGTCGTGCTGGGCGCCGACGGGGCGGTGGAGCTGGCGCTGGGGGACGTGACGGCGCCCGTCTTCCCGCGCTCCGCCAACAAGCCGATGCAGGCGGCCGGTGTGCTGCGGGCCGGGCTCGACCTCTCGGGGGAGCGGCTGGCGCTGGCCGCCGCGAGCCACTCCGGAGAATCGTTTCACCGGGACCTGGTCCGCAAGATGCTGGACGAGTACGGCCTGGACCCGGCCCTGCTCCAGTGCCCGGCCGACCTGCCCCTGGACCCCGAGGAGCGGGACACCTACCTGGCGTCGGGCGCGTCGCCCGACCGGATCACCATGAACTGCTCCGGCAAGCACACCGCGATGCTGGCGGTCTGCGCGCAGCGGGGCTGGCCGCTGGAGACGTACCTCGACCCGGAGCACCCGTTGCAGCGGATCATCCACGAGGTGGTGGAGGAGGCGGCGGGTGAGCCGGTCGCCGCCGTCGGCACGGACGGGTGCGGGGCGCCGCTGATGGCGATCGGCCTGGTCGGGCTGGCCCGCGCCTTCCGCTCCTTCGTCGGCGCCGGGCCCGGCACGGCGGAGCGCCGGGTGGCCGAAGCGATGCGCGCCCACCCCGAGTACGTCGCCGGCACCCGCCGCCCGGACACCTGGCTGATGCGCGAGGTGCCCGGCGCCCTGTCCAAGATGGGCGCGGAGGCCGTCCAGGCGGTGGCCCTGCCGGACGGCCGCGCCCTCGCCTTCAAGGTGGAGGACGGTGCGACCCGGGCCCTCGGGCCGGTCCTGGGCCGCGCGCTGACGCTGGTGGGCGTGGAGGGCCCCGTGGTCGACCGCATCGGCCGTGCGCCCCTGCTGGGCGGCGGGCGCGAGGTGGGGGAGATCCGGGCCGCGTTCTGA
- a CDS encoding PP2C family protein-serine/threonine phosphatase, with the protein MPVPVPRQRAIPAVECGQAPAASPDSGPSTEQAPTGTAPVESPTSRRENPTEKREKTTERTRDERESAVPTNLTVLLIEDDPGGSPIVPDLLDPAGKPIRVRTARNLTEAGRLLTDDVHCILLDLALSPAPARTSAEGGDGAGDGADELAVLRHVLELAPRHAVLALTSSSDAERGAEAVAVGAQDYLFRDELDGRLLSRAIRYAVERKRSDSAERRLAEGRLRAQENRRLERGLLPTPLLAGSSLRFAARYRPGRSRALLGGDFYDVVRTPDGTVHAMIGDVCGHGPDEAALGVELRIAWRALTLAGLCGDQLLGTLQQVLEHERAHDEIFATVCTVDITPDGRRAGLCLAGHPAPLIAGPGTPARLLPYDNNGPALGLLPGARWPRMQVELGAEWSLMLYTDGLIEGHVGQGRERLGQDGMVEMVRRQFAEGLQGEQLLRATVNEVRELNGGELADDVAVVLLDRSA; encoded by the coding sequence ATGCCCGTACCCGTACCGCGGCAGAGGGCGATCCCGGCCGTGGAGTGTGGTCAGGCGCCCGCCGCGTCCCCGGACAGCGGCCCTTCCACGGAACAGGCCCCGACCGGGACGGCCCCGGTCGAAAGCCCCACCAGCCGGCGAGAGAACCCGACGGAGAAGCGCGAGAAGACGACGGAACGGACCAGGGACGAGCGCGAGAGCGCCGTCCCCACCAACCTGACGGTGCTGCTGATCGAGGACGATCCGGGCGGCTCGCCGATCGTGCCCGACCTGCTCGACCCGGCCGGCAAGCCGATCCGCGTCCGCACGGCCCGCAACCTCACCGAGGCCGGGCGGCTGCTGACCGACGACGTCCACTGCATCCTGCTGGACCTCGCGCTCTCGCCCGCCCCGGCCCGCACGAGCGCCGAGGGCGGCGACGGTGCCGGTGACGGAGCGGACGAGCTGGCGGTGCTCCGGCACGTGCTGGAGCTCGCGCCCCGGCACGCCGTGCTCGCGCTCACCTCGTCCAGCGACGCCGAGCGCGGTGCGGAGGCCGTGGCGGTCGGCGCCCAGGACTACCTGTTCCGCGACGAGCTCGACGGCCGGCTGCTGAGCCGGGCGATCCGCTACGCCGTCGAACGCAAGCGGTCCGACTCGGCGGAGCGGCGCCTGGCCGAGGGCCGGCTCCGCGCCCAGGAGAACCGCCGTCTGGAACGCGGCCTGCTGCCCACCCCGCTGCTGGCCGGCTCCTCGCTGCGCTTCGCCGCCCGCTACCGCCCGGGCCGCTCCCGGGCCCTGCTCGGCGGCGACTTCTACGACGTCGTCCGCACCCCGGACGGCACCGTGCACGCCATGATCGGCGACGTCTGCGGGCACGGCCCGGACGAGGCGGCCCTCGGCGTGGAGCTGCGGATCGCCTGGCGTGCGCTGACCCTCGCGGGGCTCTGCGGCGACCAGCTGCTGGGGACGCTCCAGCAGGTGCTGGAGCACGAGCGCGCGCACGACGAGATCTTCGCGACCGTGTGCACCGTGGACATCACCCCGGACGGCCGTCGCGCCGGTCTGTGCCTGGCCGGGCATCCGGCACCGCTGATCGCCGGCCCGGGCACGCCCGCACGGCTCCTGCCCTACGACAACAACGGCCCGGCGCTGGGGCTGCTGCCGGGCGCCCGCTGGCCGCGGATGCAGGTGGAGCTGGGCGCCGAGTGGAGCCTGATGCTCTACACCGACGGCCTCATCGAGGGCCACGTCGGCCAGGGCCGGGAGCGGCTCGGCCAGGACGGCATGGTGGAGATGGTCCGCCGCCAGTTCGCCGAGGGTCTCCAGGGCGAGCAGTTGCTGCGGGCGACCGTCAACGAGGTCCGCGAACTCAACGGCGGCGAACTGGCGGACGACGTGGCCGTGGTCCTGCTGGACCGGTCGGCCTGA
- a CDS encoding phosphotransferase, with product MSGGTSLVRGPLRGYHHETYVLSPPGGAGPVKLREPRSTSLWFDRRCFRSEEELLRGLKGRIDRVPDIVDVEGMGLQTFIEGRTLGAHRWWGRRVPDPVFAQIVGLFRQMVPITARTLRVERRCSPQDAPEDGDTDGFLGRLVAFVEEQVYAANRPEFGTLFAELGLRDESLVRLSKNVAGLTERPFCLLHADLHRENFVLDPEGGLWTIDWELAMVGDPLYDLATHLYLMRYPADQEARLIREWCAAVEGIRPGSSRGWERDLRLITDFKRAQSVYTDTVRAAMSLGDETGLRWSALPRVAGRLQDALAAAAGPLGLEHVPSRRRIMAALIRRHRGTAGAPAVEAGPARH from the coding sequence ATGAGTGGTGGTACGTCCCTGGTCAGGGGCCCGCTCCGGGGTTACCACCACGAGACGTACGTGCTCTCGCCGCCGGGTGGGGCGGGACCCGTGAAGCTGCGGGAGCCGCGCTCCACGAGTCTCTGGTTCGACCGCAGGTGCTTCCGGTCGGAGGAGGAGCTGCTCCGGGGGCTGAAGGGCCGGATCGACCGGGTGCCCGACATCGTCGACGTCGAGGGCATGGGACTCCAGACGTTCATCGAGGGCCGGACCCTCGGCGCGCACCGGTGGTGGGGCCGGCGGGTGCCCGACCCGGTGTTCGCGCAGATCGTCGGCCTGTTCCGGCAGATGGTGCCCATCACGGCCCGGACGCTGCGCGTGGAGCGGCGCTGTTCGCCCCAGGACGCGCCGGAGGACGGGGACACCGACGGTTTCCTGGGACGCCTCGTCGCTTTCGTCGAGGAGCAGGTCTACGCGGCCAACCGGCCGGAGTTCGGCACGCTCTTCGCGGAACTGGGCCTACGGGACGAATCCCTGGTCCGGCTGTCGAAGAACGTGGCCGGGCTGACGGAACGGCCCTTCTGCCTGCTCCACGCGGACCTGCACCGGGAGAACTTCGTCCTCGACCCCGAGGGCGGTCTCTGGACGATCGACTGGGAACTGGCGATGGTCGGCGACCCGCTCTACGACCTGGCCACCCACCTGTACCTGATGCGGTATCCAGCCGATCAGGAGGCGCGCCTGATCCGGGAATGGTGCGCGGCGGTGGAGGGAATCCGCCCCGGAAGTTCCCGTGGATGGGAGCGCGACCTGCGGCTGATCACGGATTTCAAGAGGGCGCAGTCCGTCTACACGGACACCGTGCGCGCCGCGATGTCCCTGGGCGACGAGACCGGCCTGCGCTGGTCCGCCCTCCCGCGGGTGGCGGGGAGGCTGCAGGACGCCCTGGCCGCCGCCGCCGGGCCGCTCGGCCTGGAGCACGTGCCGAGCCGGCGGCGGATCATGGCGGCGCTGATCCGCCGGCACCGCGGGACCGCCGGGGCCCCGGCCGTGGAGGCGGGGCCCGCGAGGCACTAG